AGCGATCAAGACGCATTCCGCGCATTGCCAACCGTATTCTGAAGAGAGTAAGAGATTTTGCGCAGGTTGAATCACGAGAAAAAATTGATAAAGAAATAGCGCAGGACGCGCTCAGCCGTCTTGAGATTGATCCTTTAGGCTTAGATGTCGTGGATCGCAGGATACTTGAGACAATTATCAAAAAGTTTAACGGCGGGCCGGTGGGGATAAACACTATTGCCGCCGCAACCAGTGAAGAAAAAGAAACGATCGAAGAAATCTACGAACCGTTTCTGCTTCAGATGGGATTTATCGCCCGAACGGCCAGAGGCAGAGTAATAACGGAGCAGGCTTATAAACATCTGGGCATAGATTTACCGGGTGATTATCAAAATAAATTGATTTGAAGCGAGAATGACCTTCCCACTTTATGTATTACTAATAGGATATGCGGTAGTAATTTTCATATATTTAATTTTTAGCGCAATTTTGTTGTATCACATATTCCGTTTTGGGTATTGGGACTCGTCAACCAAGCTGATGGTTTTTCTTTATTTTGCCGGCTCACTGGTAATTTTTATTTCAACATTCATTTTCTCCATTGATATTGACTGGTCTGAATCAATTACGCTATTCTCTAATATCCAGTTTAATTTTTCTTTCAACTAACCTATGGATCCATTTAAATATTTTCCAGACAAGAGGCCAAACGAGGAGATCGTTTTGTTGCTGAGAAGACACTGGCACGAAATAATAGGGTATTTTCTTGTCTTGATTTTGGAGATTGTTCTGCCGATAATTATTTTTATAGTATTTTTAAGATTTACGGAATTTGTCTGGGATAAGGATTCACCAATATCCGTACTGATATTTTTCAGTGCAAGCTCATATTACTTATTTATTTGGCTTTTCTTTTTCCATCATTGGATCGACTATTATTTGGACGTGTGGGTAGTAACTGACCAAAGAATTATTAATATTGAACAAAAAGCACTTTTTTCCAGGACTGTCTCAGAATTGAATATGAGTACGATACAGGATGTTACCAGTGAGGTGAAAGGAAAGCTGGCGACCATACTGAAATTTGGCGATGTCCATATTCAAACTGCAGCGGAAGAAAAGCGTTTTGTTTTTGAAAAAATTCCGAATCCCCAGGAAGTAGCAACAAAAATCACTGAACTTCATAGATTGGCAGAGCATAAGAACGGCTTAAATAATCCGACCAGCCAGTTGCAAAATGATCAATCGGAAGCTAAAGACAATGT
The Patescibacteria group bacterium DNA segment above includes these coding regions:
- a CDS encoding PH domain-containing protein — encoded protein: MDPFKYFPDKRPNEEIVLLLRRHWHEIIGYFLVLILEIVLPIIIFIVFLRFTEFVWDKDSPISVLIFFSASSYYLFIWLFFFHHWIDYYLDVWVVTDQRIINIEQKALFSRTVSELNMSTIQDVTSEVKGKLATILKFGDVHIQTAAEEKRFVFEKIPNPQEVATKITELHRLAEHKNGLNNPTSQLQNDQSEAKDNVSQTF